In Mus musculus strain C57BL/6J chromosome 14, GRCm38.p6 C57BL/6J, the following are encoded in one genomic region:
- the Gm2237 gene encoding predicted gene 2237 isoform c (isoform c is encoded by transcript variant 4): MTKKRSKINELEELKLDMRKISNDMEEMCGILNLYMYEDLNYRMNTEFNIIKSQHEKTMLDMNKMIQSIIGSMQYSKELIEDNYSYSIKEDHLLRECTQLHENVRILLNENRRLLVEQAGHKCPVGKKRGSLRRPARTSVSQVPRNSSPAESRTWH; encoded by the exons atgactaagaagagatcaaaaataaatgaactagaagaactgaaattggatatgaggaagatcagcaatgacatggaggaaatgtgtggaatcctgaacctttacatgtatgaggatttgaactacag gatgaacactgaattcaacatcattaaatcacaacatgagaagacaatgttggatatgaataaaatgatccagtcaataattggttccatgcagtactctaaggaactgatagaagataactattcctacag cattaaggaggaccacctcctccgtgagtgcactcaactcCACGAAAACgtaaggatattactgaatgagaacagaaggctgctggtggagcaggctggccacaagtgtcctgtggggaagaaaagaggttctctgaggaggccagcaagaacatctgtgtcccaagtgccaaggaacagcag tccagcagaaagcagaacatggcactga
- the Gm2237 gene encoding predicted gene 2237 isoform X5, with amino-acid sequence MRLRRWWWRKGPARGAEGGGANGSEARERSVPALRWSAGAGRQDGAAARAPRAWIPEPSLGGTGAAGVLPSSPTLLFRRWVRKVESLTTQPMTSGKNELQDHLIFISEKALHKRIVWSKGYSTAEQKDLVMQKKNKQ; translated from the exons ATGCGGCtgcggaggtggtggtggaggaagggACCCGCGcggggggcggagggggggggggcgaacGGGTCGGAAGCCAGAGAGCGCAGTGTCCCTGCGCTCCGTTGGTCAGCGGGCGCGGGCCGGCAGGATGGAGCCGCAGCACGTGCGCCCCGTGCTTGGATCCcagagcccagcctgggaggaaCCG GGGCTGCTGGTGTACTACCATCATCCCCAACACTCCTGTTCAGAAGATGGGTGAGGAAAGTGGAAAGCCTAACCACTCAGCCGATGACCAGTGGGAAAAATGAGCTACAAGATCACCTGATCTTCATCAGTGAGAAAGCTTTGCACAAGAG GATAGTCTGGAGCAAAGGCTATAGTACTGCTGAGCAGAAGGACCTGGTCATGCAGAAGAAgaacaagcaataa
- the Gm5458 gene encoding alpha takusan-like isoform X1, which translates to MFSWLLRLCQKENGDEGDTRPTKKEEGILSHEKGRRKSFWRRHRSARNTSTQNSNITNQISNINKVRELKLDMRKISNDMEEMCGILNLYMYEDLNYRMNTEFNIIKSQHEKTMLDMDKMTQSIIASMKFSEELLKDNYSYSIKQKHRLRECTQLKEKVRILLNENRKVLVEQAGMQVSRGEEKRFCEEASKNMCVSSAKEQQSEIVQQKAEHGTDHDMISLKEKCWRRSTECAQEIHHCCLSSLITMAVMGCMLLLYFGFFGMNRP; encoded by the exons atgttttcctggctgctcaggctatgtcagaaagagaatggcgatgaaggagacACCAGAccaacaaagaaggaagagggaatcctttctcatgaaaaaggaagaaggaaatcattctggagaaggcaca ggtctgctagaaatacttcaacccaaaattccaacatcactaatcagatatcaaatataaataaagttagagaattgaaattggatatgaggaagatcagcaatgacatggaggaaatgtgtggaatcctgaacctttacatgtatgaggatttgaactacag gatgaacactgaattcaacatcattaaatcacaacatgagaagacaatgttggatatggatAAAATGACCCAGTCCATAATTGCTTCCATGAAGTTCTCCGAGGAACTGTTaaaagataactattcctacag CATCAAGCAGAAACACCGcctccgtgagtgcactcaactaaaggaaaaagtgaggatattactgaatgagaacagaaaggtgctggtggagcaggctggaaTGCAAGTGTCccgtggggaagaaaagaggttctgtgaggaggccagcaagaacatgTGTGTCTCAAGTGCCAaggagcagcag tctgaaatagtccagcagaaagcagaacatggcacagaccacgacatgatctccctcaaagagaagtgctggaggaggagcactgagtgtgcacaggaaatacaccactgttgcctctcatccctaataaccatggctgttatgggctgtatgctcctcctttattttggtttctttggtatgaacaggccttaa
- the Gm2237 gene encoding predicted gene 2237 isoform a (isoform a is encoded by transcript variant 1), with amino-acid sequence MRLRRWWWRKGPARGAEGGGANGSEARERSVPALRWSAGAGRQDGAAARAPRAWIPEPSLGGTGSARNTSTQNSKMTKKRSKINELEELKLDMRKISNDMEEMCGILNLYMYEDLNYRMNTEFNIIKSQHEKTMLDMNKMIQSIIGSMQYSKELIEDNYSYSIKEDHLLRECTQLHENVRILLNENRRLLVEQAGHKCPVGKKRGSLRRPARTSVSQVPRNSSPAESRTWH; translated from the exons ATGCGGCtgcggaggtggtggtggaggaagggACCCGCGcggggggcggagggggggggggcgaacGGGTCGGAAGCCAGAGAGCGCAGTGTCCCTGCGCTCCGTTGGTCAGCGGGCGCGGGCCGGCAGGATGGAGCCGCAGCACGTGCGCCCCGTGCTTGGATCCcagagcccagcctgggaggaaCCG ggtctgctagaaatacttcaacccaaaattccaaaatgactaagaagagatcaaaaataaatgaactagaagaactgaaattggatatgaggaagatcagcaatgacatggaggaaatgtgtggaatcctgaacctttacatgtatgaggatttgaactacag gatgaacactgaattcaacatcattaaatcacaacatgagaagacaatgttggatatgaataaaatgatccagtcaataattggttccatgcagtactctaaggaactgatagaagataactattcctacag cattaaggaggaccacctcctccgtgagtgcactcaactcCACGAAAACgtaaggatattactgaatgagaacagaaggctgctggtggagcaggctggccacaagtgtcctgtggggaagaaaagaggttctctgaggaggccagcaagaacatctgtgtcccaagtgccaaggaacagcag tccagcagaaagcagaacatggcactga
- the Gm5458 gene encoding alpha takusan-like isoform X2, which yields MFSWLLRLCQKENGDEGDTRPTKKEEGILSHEKGRRKSFWRRHRSARNTSTQNSNITNQISNINKVRELKLDMRKISNDMEEMCGILNLYMYEDLNYRMNTEFNIIKSQHEKTMLDMDKMTQSIIASMKFSEELLKDNYSYSIKQKRGSVRRPARTCVSQVPRSSRCDHEIPQISDPDGSLHSSWDLGSIVSSEPD from the exons atgttttcctggctgctcaggctatgtcagaaagagaatggcgatgaaggagacACCAGAccaacaaagaaggaagagggaatcctttctcatgaaaaaggaagaaggaaatcattctggagaaggcaca ggtctgctagaaatacttcaacccaaaattccaacatcactaatcagatatcaaatataaataaagttagagaattgaaattggatatgaggaagatcagcaatgacatggaggaaatgtgtggaatcctgaacctttacatgtatgaggatttgaactacag gatgaacactgaattcaacatcattaaatcacaacatgagaagacaatgttggatatggatAAAATGACCCAGTCCATAATTGCTTCCATGAAGTTCTCCGAGGAACTGTTaaaagataactattcctacag CATCAAGC agaaaagaggttctgtgaggaggccagcaagaacatgTGTGTCTCAAGTGCCAaggagcagcag gtgtgatcatgaaatcccacagatatcagacccagatggatctctgcattcttcatgggacctgggctccatagtttcttcaGAGCCAGACTGA
- the Gm2237 gene encoding predicted gene 2237 isoform X2: MNIKMTLRWCPALYFPVKNAKIKKTHVKAYVGMFSWLLRLFQKENVDEGETRPTEKEEGILSHEKGRRKWFWRRHRSARNTSTQNSKMTKKRSKINELEELKLDMRKISNDMEEMCGILNLYMYEDLNYRMNTEFNIIKSQHEKTMLDMNKMIQSIIGSMQYSKELIEDNYSYSIKEDHLLRECTQLHENVRILLNENRRLLVEQAGHKCPVGKKRGSLRRPARTSVSQVPRNSSPAESRTWH, encoded by the exons atgaatatcaaaatgaccctgaggtggTGTCCAGCGTTATACTTTCCAGTgaagaatgctaagatcaaaaaaactcatgtgaaagcatatgttg gaatgttttcctggctgctcaggctatttcagaaagagaatgtcgatgaaggagagaccagaccaacagagaaggaagagggaatcctttctcatgaaaaaggaagaaggaaatggttctggagaaggcaca ggtctgctagaaatacttcaacccaaaattccaaaatgactaagaagagatcaaaaataaatgaactagaagaactgaaattggatatgaggaagatcagcaatgacatggaggaaatgtgtggaatcctgaacctttacatgtatgaggatttgaactacag gatgaacactgaattcaacatcattaaatcacaacatgagaagacaatgttggatatgaataaaatgatccagtcaataattggttccatgcagtactctaaggaactgatagaagataactattcctacag cattaaggaggaccacctcctccgtgagtgcactcaactcCACGAAAACgtaaggatattactgaatgagaacagaaggctgctggtggagcaggctggccacaagtgtcctgtggggaagaaaagaggttctctgaggaggccagcaagaacatctgtgtcccaagtgccaaggaacagcag tccagcagaaagcagaacatggcactga
- the Gm2237 gene encoding predicted gene 2237 isoform X6: MRLRRWWWRKGPARGAEGGGANGSEARERSVPALRWSAGAGRQDGAAARAPRAWIPEPSLGGTGAAGVLPSSPTLLFRRWVRKVESLTTQPMTSGKNELQDHLIFISEKALHKRSWLLCLPG; this comes from the exons ATGCGGCtgcggaggtggtggtggaggaagggACCCGCGcggggggcggagggggggggggcgaacGGGTCGGAAGCCAGAGAGCGCAGTGTCCCTGCGCTCCGTTGGTCAGCGGGCGCGGGCCGGCAGGATGGAGCCGCAGCACGTGCGCCCCGTGCTTGGATCCcagagcccagcctgggaggaaCCG GGGCTGCTGGTGTACTACCATCATCCCCAACACTCCTGTTCAGAAGATGGGTGAGGAAAGTGGAAAGCCTAACCACTCAGCCGATGACCAGTGGGAAAAATGAGCTACAAGATCACCTGATCTTCATCAGTGAGAAAGCTTTGCACAAGAG AAGCTGGCTGCTTTGCTTGCCTGGCTGA
- the Gm5458 gene encoding alpha takusan-like, producing MFSWLLRLCQKENGDEGDTRPTKKEEGILSHEKGRRKSFWRRHRSARNTSTQNSNITNQISNINKVRELKLDMRKISNDMEEMCGILNLYMYEDLNYRMNTEFNIIKSQHEKTMLDMDKMTQSIIASMKFSEELLKDNYSYSIKQKHRLRECTQLKEKVRILLNENRKVLVEQAGMQVSRGEEKRFCEEASKNMCVSSAKEQQV from the exons atgttttcctggctgctcaggctatgtcagaaagagaatggcgatgaaggagacACCAGAccaacaaagaaggaagagggaatcctttctcatgaaaaaggaagaaggaaatcattctggagaaggcaca ggtctgctagaaatacttcaacccaaaattccaacatcactaatcagatatcaaatataaataaagttagagaattgaaattggatatgaggaagatcagcaatgacatggaggaaatgtgtggaatcctgaacctttacatgtatgaggatttgaactacag gatgaacactgaattcaacatcattaaatcacaacatgagaagacaatgttggatatggatAAAATGACCCAGTCCATAATTGCTTCCATGAAGTTCTCCGAGGAACTGTTaaaagataactattcctacag CATCAAGCAGAAACACCGcctccgtgagtgcactcaactaaaggaaaaagtgaggatattactgaatgagaacagaaaggtgctggtggagcaggctggaaTGCAAGTGTCccgtggggaagaaaagaggttctgtgaggaggccagcaagaacatgTGTGTCTCAAGTGCCAaggagcagcag gtgtga
- the Gm2237 gene encoding predicted gene 2237 isoform b (isoform b is encoded by transcript variant 2), whose product MFSWLLRLFQKENVDEGETRPTEKEEGILSHEKGRRKWFWRRHRSARNTSTQNSKMTKKRSKINELEELKLDMRKISNDMEEMCGILNLYMYEDLNYRMNTEFNIIKSQHEKTMLDMNKMIQSIIGSMQYSKELIEDNYSYSIKEDHLLRECTQLHENVRILLNENRRLLVEQAGHKCPVGKKRGSLRRPARTSVSQVPRNSSPAESRTWH is encoded by the exons atgttttcctggctgctcaggctatttcagaaagagaatgtcgatgaaggagagaccagaccaacagagaaggaagagggaatcctttctcatgaaaaaggaagaaggaaatggttctggagaaggcaca ggtctgctagaaatacttcaacccaaaattccaaaatgactaagaagagatcaaaaataaatgaactagaagaactgaaattggatatgaggaagatcagcaatgacatggaggaaatgtgtggaatcctgaacctttacatgtatgaggatttgaactacag gatgaacactgaattcaacatcattaaatcacaacatgagaagacaatgttggatatgaataaaatgatccagtcaataattggttccatgcagtactctaaggaactgatagaagataactattcctacag cattaaggaggaccacctcctccgtgagtgcactcaactcCACGAAAACgtaaggatattactgaatgagaacagaaggctgctggtggagcaggctggccacaagtgtcctgtggggaagaaaagaggttctctgaggaggccagcaagaacatctgtgtcccaagtgccaaggaacagcag tccagcagaaagcagaacatggcactga